The following are encoded together in the Brienomyrus brachyistius isolate T26 unplaced genomic scaffold, BBRACH_0.4 scaffold272, whole genome shotgun sequence genome:
- the LOC125728385 gene encoding uncharacterized protein LOC125728385, which translates to MAMPCAKNNIPFSFHDDFNKCVADMFLDSAIAQKYSTGKTKATQLIKVAIAAELQDELAKTCRSQPFSLMCDESNNRTTDKEFVILTRLYDEATLQVATRFLEMPTCNVGNAENLYGKLSEALRLKTSQPHIQDLGCICHLVQLAIGCGIRAAQVPVEDILVGIYTHFDKSAKRCEVYKEFVDFTDSDHLKLLRYCSTRWLSLLTCIQRVLNQWDALQAYFNSHKEVERSVKVRDLASHLRDPIMKTYFLFLSAALKPLSEFNIAFQSEGVQIHRLEEEMCRLIKRILGYLIPARAIVGVPLREVEYGDGHQLADEDLFIGADTKAFTRSAELPVSAEKKIFQTVRSFYEAVLKKMFSTFPLDLPLLRDLKLLDPAARLNITPGTGMLKSSHTWV; encoded by the exons ATGGCAATGCCGTGTGCCAAAAACAACATTCCTTTCTCCTTCCATGATGACTTCAACAAGTGTGTAGCTGACATGTTCCTGGACTCTGCTATTGCACAAAAATACTCAACGGGAAAAACGAAGGCTACTCAGCTCATCAAAG TTGCCATAGCAGCAGAACTACAGGATGAGTTGGCCAAAACATGCCGATCTCAGCCCTTTTCACTGATGTGTGACGAATCCAACAACAGAACAACAGACAAAGAATTCGTCATCCTGACTAGACTCTACGATGAGGCCACTCTGCAGGTCGCTACAAGATTCCTGGAGATGCCTACATGCAATGTAGGAAATGCAGAAAATCTGTATGGAAAGCTGAGTGAGGCATTAAG ACTGAAGACCAGCCAGCCCCACATCCAGGACCTTGGCTGCATCTGCCACCTGGTACAGCTGGCCATTGGCTGTGGCATCAGAGCAGCCCAGGTACCGGTGGAAGACATCCTGGTGGGGATATACACCCACTTTGATAAAAG TGCAAAAAGATGTGAAGTCTACAAAGAGTTTGTAGACTTCACTGATTCAGACCACCTGAAGCTCCTCAGGTACTGCAGCACAAGATGGCTAAGTCTGTTAACCTGCATCCAGAGGGTGCTGAACCAGTGGGATGCACTACAG gCCTACTTTAACAGTCATAAGGAAGTAGAGAGGAGTGTTAAAGTGCGTGATCTGGCAAGCCATCTGCGTGATCCAATCATGAAGACCTATTTCCTGTTCCTGAGTGCTGCCCTTAAGCCTTTATCTGAATTTAACATTGCCTTCCAG TCAGAGGGAGTACAAATTCACAGACTTGAAGAGGAGATGTGCAGGCTGATAAAGAGGATCCTGGGCTACCTCATACCAGCCAGGGCAATCGTGGGTGTACCTCTCAGGGAGGTGGAGTATGGAGATGGACATCAGTTGGCTGATGAAGATCTCTTTATCGGAGCAGACACAAAGGCATTCACGAGAAGCGCTGAGCTCCCTGTGTCAGCCGAGAAGAAAATCTTTCA AACGGTGAGAAGCTTCTATGAGGCAGTGCTTAAGAAGATGTTCTCCACCTTTCCCCTCGACCTTCCACTCCTGAGGGACCTGAAATTGCTGGACCCTGCAGCTCGCCTTAACATAACTCCAGGGACAG gtatgctgaaGAGTTcgcacacctgggtttga
- the LOC125728382 gene encoding CD209 antigen-like protein D: protein MNYSTYTENTRKEQGWTRIGTQLYYFSTEKKNWQESRQDCKNKGGDLIIINSQQEQDIIRGMDVWIGLTDREHEGAWKWVDGTPLTTKYWREGEPNNIHDEDCAYNVAGTTHPIGWNDANCDAKCFSVCEKAA, encoded by the exons ATGAATTACAGCACCTACACTGAAAATACTAGAAAAGAACAAG GATGGACAAGGATTGGGACTCAGTTGTACTACTTCTCcactgagaaaaaaaactggcagGAAAGCAGACAGGACTGTAAAAATAAAGGAGGAGATCTGATTATCATCAACAGCCAACAGGAACAG GACATTATTCGTGGTATGGATGTCTGGATCGGTCTGACAGACAGAGAACATGAAGGAGCCTGGAAATGGGTGGATGGGACACCACTGACCACAAA GTACTGGAGGGAGGGAGAACCTAATAACATTCATGATGAGGACTGTGCATATAACGTGGCAGGAACAACCCACCCGATTGGCTGGAATGATGCAAACTGCGATGCAAAATGTTTCTCGGTGTGTGAGAAGGCAGCTtag